One part of the Leucobacter triazinivorans genome encodes these proteins:
- a CDS encoding VOC family protein — translation MAQSLATYIALPGTTAEAMEHWHEVFGGELEILRYRDAPMEGMPFEPDPEAVAHATLTLPAGVIAGGDAMDDGTDYPVRGSAYSLLYTTDTQEEARELFQKLLDGGGSVGMPLEVAPWGDLYGQVFDRFGVMWAFSCEAAR, via the coding sequence TCGCTCGCCACCTATATCGCCCTGCCGGGCACCACCGCCGAGGCCATGGAGCACTGGCACGAGGTGTTCGGGGGCGAGCTCGAGATCCTGCGCTACCGCGATGCGCCGATGGAGGGCATGCCGTTCGAGCCCGATCCGGAGGCTGTGGCTCACGCGACCCTCACGCTGCCCGCGGGCGTCATCGCGGGCGGTGACGCGATGGACGACGGCACCGACTATCCGGTGCGGGGCTCTGCCTACTCGTTGCTCTACACGACCGACACCCAGGAGGAGGCGCGCGAGCTGTTCCAGAAGCTGCTCGATGGCGGCGGCTCCGTGGGCATGCCGCTCGAGGTGGCGCCCTGGGGCGATCTCTACGGTCAGGTCTTCGATCGATTCGGGGTGATGTGGGCGTTCTCGTGCGAGGCGGCCCGGTAG
- a CDS encoding DinB family protein: MATRETQEEIWNARLREQVDWHWVHQVRGRLEGLSDEEYLWEPVPGCWSLRPRGESTAPVQGGTGAMTIEFEIPEPRPAPFTTIAWRLGHVIVGVLAMRNASHFGREPVDYVTFEYAETAAGALAQLDDELARWLAGVASLGEAGLERPCGEAEGPYADWSMAALVLHINRELIHHLSEICLLRDLFAHADRPVISRDRP, from the coding sequence ATGGCCACGCGCGAGACGCAGGAGGAGATCTGGAACGCGCGGCTCCGCGAACAGGTCGACTGGCACTGGGTGCACCAGGTGCGGGGACGGCTGGAGGGGCTGAGCGACGAGGAATATCTCTGGGAGCCGGTGCCGGGGTGCTGGAGCCTGCGCCCGCGCGGTGAGAGCACGGCGCCCGTGCAGGGCGGAACCGGCGCCATGACGATCGAGTTCGAGATCCCCGAGCCGCGCCCCGCGCCGTTCACCACGATCGCCTGGCGCCTTGGCCACGTGATCGTCGGCGTGCTGGCGATGCGCAACGCCTCGCACTTCGGCCGCGAGCCGGTCGATTACGTCACGTTCGAGTACGCCGAGACCGCGGCGGGAGCGCTGGCGCAGCTCGACGACGAGCTCGCCCGCTGGCTCGCGGGTGTCGCGTCGCTGGGCGAGGCCGGGCTCGAGCGCCCGTGCGGCGAGGCCGAGGGGCCCTACGCCGACTGGTCGATGGCGGCGCTCGTGCTGCACATCAACCGCGAGCTGATCCACCACCTCTCCGAGATCTGCCTGCTGCGCGACCTGTTCGCGCATGCCGATCGCCCCGTGATATCGCGCGATCGCCCGTGA
- a CDS encoding DUF4287 domain-containing protein: MTESVQGPKSYFPSIEAKYGRSIDEWIVQLRPLAGKKHMEQVAYLKEQGMGHGHANALVHVFRAEHDGA, from the coding sequence GTGACCGAATCGGTGCAGGGACCCAAGTCGTACTTCCCCTCGATCGAGGCGAAGTACGGCAGATCCATCGACGAGTGGATCGTGCAGCTGCGCCCGCTCGCCGGGAAGAAGCACATGGAGCAGGTCGCCTACCTGAAGGAGCAGGGGATGGGGCACGGGCACGCGAACGCTCTCGTGCACGTGTTCCGTGCCGAGCACGACGGGGCCTGA
- a CDS encoding alpha/beta fold hydrolase, with the protein MTDPLSHPLHSTLVDGSESEIEPAGRDGRPGPQRRVVFLHGLFGRGKNFTRIAAGLLPEAQSLLIDLPNHGGSGWTAHIDYPEMADLVAAHLRAGFASGGPVDVVGHSMGGKVAMVLALRHPDLVRRLVVIDISPVASEASRGEFLHLLDALAGLDLATLERRVDAHDRLRAAIPNDTVRGFLLQNLRRVEHGDPADAHDAGDAHDAGGAPGADYAWEPNLRLLHDEISAVMGFPDVTGSVFEGPVLWMRGDRSDYVSDDDAPAMRELFPRTRRVTVRGSGHWVHSEKPDEVIAALRAFLIGPGGA; encoded by the coding sequence GTGACCGACCCGCTCTCCCACCCCCTGCACTCCACCCTCGTCGACGGCTCGGAGTCTGAGATCGAACCGGCCGGTCGGGACGGGCGGCCCGGTCCGCAGCGCCGCGTCGTCTTCCTCCACGGGCTCTTCGGGCGCGGCAAGAACTTCACGCGGATCGCTGCCGGGCTGCTGCCCGAGGCGCAGAGCCTGCTGATCGATCTGCCCAATCACGGCGGCTCGGGCTGGACCGCGCACATCGACTATCCGGAGATGGCCGACCTGGTGGCGGCGCACCTGCGGGCGGGGTTCGCGAGCGGTGGGCCGGTCGACGTGGTGGGACACTCGATGGGCGGCAAGGTGGCGATGGTGCTCGCGCTGCGCCATCCGGATCTCGTGCGCCGACTCGTCGTCATCGACATCTCGCCCGTGGCCTCGGAGGCGTCGCGCGGCGAGTTCCTGCACCTGCTCGACGCGCTCGCGGGGCTGGACCTCGCGACGCTCGAGCGGCGCGTCGACGCGCACGACCGGCTGCGGGCCGCGATCCCGAACGACACCGTGCGCGGCTTTCTGCTGCAGAACCTGCGCCGCGTCGAGCACGGGGATCCGGCGGACGCGCATGACGCGGGCGACGCGCACGACGCCGGCGGTGCGCCGGGCGCGGACTACGCGTGGGAGCCGAACCTGCGCCTGCTCCACGATGAGATCTCGGCGGTGATGGGATTCCCCGACGTCACGGGCAGCGTGTTCGAGGGGCCGGTGCTCTGGATGCGCGGCGACCGCTCCGACTACGTCTCCGACGACGACGCCCCCGCGATGCGGGAGCTCTTCCCCCGGACGCGTCGCGTGACGGTGCGCGGCAGCGGGCACTGGGTGCACTCGGAGAAACCCGACGAGGTGATCGCCGCGCTGCGCGCGTTCCTGATCGGCCCGGGAGGGGCGTAG
- a CDS encoding homocysteine S-methyltransferase family protein, giving the protein MTELVLTDGGIETALTDRLAQDLPEFAAFVLLDTVPGREALREYYRPYVELARERGLGLVLDTPTWRANPDWGSRLGYDAAALERVNADAVALVRGLLDGAAPAVGSAAAPEMLVNGCVGPRSDEYDAAERMTPEQAERYHEPQVRALAEAGADRVTSVTTLDAAEGIGVVRAARRARIPAAVSFAVGADGSLADGASLADAIAEVDAATDGAAIGFLVNCAHPSEVAQGLARCHGAPELSRLVGFRLNAATHGDAGPGDDPERFAALETELRAYAPNAAALGGCCGTDAPHVAALADRAAPTADRV; this is encoded by the coding sequence ATGACTGAGCTGGTGCTCACCGACGGCGGCATCGAGACCGCGCTGACCGATCGACTGGCACAGGACCTGCCCGAGTTCGCGGCGTTCGTGCTGCTGGATACGGTGCCCGGGCGCGAAGCGCTCCGGGAGTACTACCGACCGTACGTGGAGCTCGCGCGGGAGCGGGGTCTGGGGCTGGTGCTCGACACGCCGACCTGGCGGGCTAATCCCGACTGGGGATCGCGGCTCGGCTACGACGCCGCGGCGCTCGAGCGTGTGAACGCCGATGCCGTCGCGCTCGTGCGGGGCCTCCTCGACGGCGCGGCTCCCGCAGTGGGATCCGCGGCGGCTCCCGAGATGCTCGTGAACGGCTGCGTCGGGCCGCGCTCCGACGAGTACGACGCAGCCGAGCGGATGACCCCGGAGCAGGCCGAGCGCTATCACGAACCGCAAGTGCGCGCGCTCGCGGAAGCCGGGGCGGACCGGGTGACCTCGGTCACCACGCTCGACGCGGCTGAGGGCATCGGGGTGGTGCGCGCGGCGCGGCGTGCGCGGATTCCGGCGGCCGTCTCCTTCGCCGTGGGAGCCGACGGATCGCTGGCGGACGGAGCATCGCTCGCCGACGCGATCGCCGAGGTCGACGCCGCCACGGACGGCGCCGCGATCGGGTTCCTCGTCAACTGCGCCCACCCGAGCGAGGTCGCGCAGGGCCTGGCGCGCTGCCACGGCGCACCGGAACTGTCCCGTCTCGTGGGCTTCCGCCTCAACGCGGCGACCCACGGCGACGCCGGGCCGGGCGACGATCCGGAGCGGTTCGCGGCGCTCGAGACCGAGCTGCGCGCGTACGCCCCGAACGCCGCCGCGCTCGGCGGCTGCTGCGGGACGGATGCGCCGCACGTCGCCGCGCTCGCCGACCGCGCCGCCCCCACCGCTGATCGGGTCTGA
- a CDS encoding alpha/beta fold hydrolase has translation MSTFAVPGAELEAEFSDEGGHPVVQLHGLTSSRYRDRVLDLDLGRGLSGTRLLRYDARGHGHSSGGTRPEEYAWPNLADDLLRLLDHWFPGEQVHGVGPSMGCGTLLHAAVRDPDRFSGFTLLLPPTAWETRIPKAEEYRRSAAFVEAHGLEAFIDATRGGARPPATVGTPETRPEVAERTLPALFRGAALSDLPAPDRLSRIDVPVTVLAWVDDPSHPVSTAEALAALLPRAALSVAGTPAEVSAWPAVLRDDVAGRGEARA, from the coding sequence ATGTCCACCTTCGCGGTGCCCGGCGCCGAACTCGAAGCGGAGTTCAGCGACGAGGGCGGCCACCCGGTCGTGCAGCTGCACGGCCTCACGTCGAGCCGCTATCGCGATCGGGTGCTCGATCTCGACCTCGGGCGCGGGCTCAGCGGCACGCGCCTGTTGCGCTACGACGCGCGCGGTCACGGGCACTCCTCGGGCGGCACGCGTCCGGAGGAGTACGCGTGGCCGAACCTGGCCGACGATCTGCTGCGGCTGCTCGACCACTGGTTCCCCGGCGAGCAGGTGCACGGTGTCGGGCCCTCCATGGGCTGCGGCACGCTGCTGCACGCCGCAGTGCGGGATCCGGATCGCTTCAGCGGGTTCACGCTGCTGCTGCCGCCCACCGCGTGGGAGACCCGGATCCCGAAGGCCGAGGAGTACCGTCGGTCGGCCGCCTTCGTCGAGGCCCACGGCCTCGAGGCCTTCATCGACGCGACGCGCGGCGGTGCCCGACCGCCCGCGACCGTCGGGACCCCGGAGACCCGACCGGAGGTCGCCGAGCGCACCCTGCCGGCGCTCTTCCGAGGTGCGGCCCTCAGCGACCTGCCGGCGCCGGATCGGCTCTCCCGGATCGATGTGCCCGTCACGGTGCTCGCCTGGGTCGACGACCCGTCACACCCGGTCTCTACGGCCGAAGCGCTCGCGGCGCTGCTGCCCCGCGCGGCGCTGTCCGTGGCCGGGACTCCGGCGGAGGTCTCTGCCTGGCCGGCCGTGCTCCGCGATGATGTGGCGGGACGGGGCGAGGCCCGCGCCTGA
- a CDS encoding GTP pyrophosphokinase has product MQRFLLEYRFAMEEIETKLSILREEFLHMHEYNPIEHVSSRVKSVDSLVSKLERLGLGNDFDEIRCEVQDIAGVRVTCAFIRDVYRLFDLLTQQDDITVLEVEDYIESPKPNGYKSLHTIISVPVYLSSGRVDVPVEVQFRTIAMDFWASLEHKIYYKYDRQVPGSLTRELKLAADIAAELDTRMERLHVQLHGEPPTHTAPLELRAVEPRVHRA; this is encoded by the coding sequence ATGCAGCGCTTCCTGCTCGAGTACCGCTTCGCGATGGAGGAGATCGAGACGAAGCTCTCGATCCTGCGCGAGGAGTTCCTCCACATGCACGAGTACAACCCCATCGAGCACGTCTCGAGCCGGGTGAAGTCGGTCGACAGCCTCGTCTCGAAGCTGGAGCGGCTGGGACTCGGCAACGACTTCGACGAGATCCGCTGCGAGGTGCAGGACATCGCCGGGGTGCGCGTCACCTGCGCGTTCATCCGCGACGTCTACCGGCTCTTCGACCTGCTCACCCAGCAGGACGACATCACCGTGCTCGAGGTGGAGGACTACATCGAGTCGCCCAAGCCCAACGGGTACAAGAGCCTGCACACCATCATCTCAGTGCCCGTCTACCTGTCGAGCGGTCGGGTCGACGTGCCCGTCGAGGTGCAGTTCCGCACGATCGCCATGGACTTCTGGGCCAGCCTCGAGCACAAGATCTACTACAAGTACGACCGTCAGGTGCCGGGGTCGCTGACTCGGGAGCTGAAGCTCGCGGCCGACATCGCGGCCGAGCTCGACACCCGCATGGAGCGCCTGCACGTCCAGTTGCACGGCGAACCGCCGACGCACACCGCACCCCTGGAGCTGCGCGCCGTGGAGCCGCGCGTCCACCGCGCGTAG
- a CDS encoding CPBP family intramembrane glutamic endopeptidase has protein sequence MTPHRLPDPLRSRLRWEVGIVLALSFGASAVYAVVSILDRLTRDTALASQTATINRPLAERPLFDLVYQLLAFAFGLAPVALVVFLLWRGTRPHLARLGLGAPIDGGRWRWLRETGGGAALAALIGIPGIGFYLFAKWVGINATVVPTALDAFWWTVPVLVLQALRAALGEELIVVAYLFDRLRRLGVGPVATVVSSALLRGSYHLYQGFGGFIGNVIMGLVFGWAYQRWGRALPLIVAHWILDIVSFAGYPLALALWPSLFGAVGASAGG, from the coding sequence GTGACCCCGCATCGCCTCCCCGACCCGCTCCGCTCGCGTCTGCGCTGGGAGGTCGGGATCGTGCTCGCGCTCTCCTTCGGCGCCTCGGCGGTCTACGCCGTCGTCTCGATCCTCGACCGCCTGACCCGCGACACCGCGCTCGCCTCGCAGACGGCCACGATCAACCGGCCGCTCGCAGAACGCCCGCTGTTCGACCTCGTCTACCAGCTGCTCGCCTTCGCATTCGGGCTCGCTCCCGTGGCCCTCGTCGTCTTCCTGCTCTGGCGCGGCACGCGCCCGCACCTCGCCCGGCTCGGTCTCGGCGCCCCGATCGACGGCGGTCGCTGGCGATGGCTGCGCGAGACCGGCGGCGGGGCGGCGCTCGCGGCGCTCATCGGCATCCCCGGAATCGGCTTCTACCTCTTCGCGAAGTGGGTCGGGATCAACGCCACCGTCGTCCCCACGGCGCTCGACGCGTTCTGGTGGACGGTGCCGGTGCTCGTGCTGCAGGCGCTCCGGGCGGCACTGGGCGAGGAGCTCATCGTGGTCGCCTACCTCTTCGACCGGCTGCGACGGCTCGGGGTGGGCCCGGTCGCGACCGTCGTGTCGAGTGCGCTGCTGCGCGGCAGCTACCACCTCTACCAGGGCTTCGGCGGCTTCATCGGCAACGTGATCATGGGGCTCGTCTTCGGGTGGGCCTACCAGCGCTGGGGCCGGGCCCTCCCCCTGATCGTCGCCCACTGGATCCTCGACATCGTCAGCTTCGCCGGCTATCCGCTCGCCCTCGCGCTGTGGCCGAGCCTGTTCGGCGCCGTCGGCGCGTCCGCAGGCGGGTGA
- a CDS encoding condensation domain-containing protein yields MRLTNVAHLRLPFGRLLGYDVTLSRPGRELPVSFDQRRHVGGGDRPGSWMALSFRLREPVAREHLAAAWMRVVSRHGTLRSVFVPGPDGEPQLHEVEVRPGAWVEHTIAPGQAVNDAIREVLDRHCAPFDRPSHRMCVLETAAGPTVVIGADHSHVDMWSMLVIARDFLAALETADSPEAPAPLPAPPAFAEHTRALQAFPDAPAEIHRRWAEVLEASGGAMPAFPLPLGPGGPQPERVEVRDVLDVDRSAAFAARAQECGVSTLSLAVSAMTAVTRELADAPLRAVFPVHSRYDSTWHDSVGWFITNSVIEVPDPDPAVCAAAIREAVQLGSWPLERILRPWGGMPEGPGMFAISWLDLRRLPVRIDAVGLEAQYVGATIRTDGVMLWFILDESGLHLRCRYPDTLEARRHVGAWLDLLVARLQAAAGR; encoded by the coding sequence ATGCGGTTGACCAATGTGGCTCATCTGCGGCTGCCCTTCGGGCGGCTGCTCGGATACGACGTGACCCTGTCGCGCCCGGGTCGCGAGCTGCCGGTCTCGTTCGACCAGCGTCGACACGTCGGCGGGGGCGACCGGCCGGGATCCTGGATGGCGCTCTCGTTCCGCTTGCGCGAGCCGGTCGCGAGGGAGCATCTCGCGGCCGCCTGGATGCGGGTGGTCTCGCGCCACGGCACCCTCCGCTCGGTGTTCGTGCCCGGGCCCGACGGAGAGCCGCAGCTGCACGAGGTCGAGGTGCGTCCGGGAGCGTGGGTCGAACACACGATCGCCCCGGGGCAAGCGGTGAACGACGCGATCCGCGAGGTGCTCGACCGCCACTGCGCGCCGTTCGATCGTCCGTCGCACCGCATGTGCGTGCTCGAGACGGCCGCGGGGCCCACGGTGGTGATCGGCGCCGACCACTCCCACGTCGACATGTGGTCCATGCTCGTGATCGCGCGCGATTTCCTCGCCGCGCTCGAGACGGCGGATTCGCCCGAGGCGCCCGCGCCGCTCCCCGCGCCGCCGGCCTTCGCCGAGCACACCCGCGCCCTGCAGGCGTTCCCCGACGCGCCCGCCGAGATCCACCGCCGCTGGGCCGAGGTGCTCGAGGCGAGCGGCGGGGCGATGCCGGCCTTCCCGCTGCCGCTCGGGCCCGGAGGGCCGCAGCCCGAGCGCGTCGAGGTGCGCGACGTGCTCGACGTCGATCGCAGCGCCGCCTTCGCCGCCCGGGCCCAGGAGTGCGGGGTGTCCACCCTGTCGCTCGCGGTCTCAGCGATGACCGCGGTGACCCGCGAGCTGGCCGACGCACCTCTGCGCGCGGTGTTCCCGGTGCACAGCCGCTACGACAGCACCTGGCACGACTCGGTGGGCTGGTTCATCACGAACTCGGTGATCGAGGTGCCGGATCCGGATCCCGCGGTCTGCGCCGCCGCCATCAGAGAAGCGGTGCAGCTGGGCTCGTGGCCGCTGGAGCGGATCCTGCGCCCCTGGGGCGGCATGCCCGAGGGGCCCGGCATGTTCGCGATCTCTTGGCTGGATCTGCGCCGGCTGCCGGTGCGCATCGACGCGGTGGGGCTGGAGGCGCAGTACGTCGGCGCGACAATCCGCACCGACGGCGTGATGCTCTGGTTCATCCTCGACGAATCGGGCCTGCATCTGCGCTGCCGCTATCCCGACACGCTCGAGGCGCGCCGCCACGTCGGGGCATGGCTCGATCTGCTCGTCGCCCGGCTGCAGGCCGCGGCGGGGCGATGA
- a CDS encoding phosphotransferase has translation MESEYLPGGSGGVWRIGTADGAVRVHRPTGPWTPAVHELLEHLASCGLDGVPRVRGFDDAGREVLDYLPGRTLDPETERASDDELADAAAWLRRFHDAVRGFRPGPREWRQGMQDLAAGEVICHNDPGLYNWVIGEQGFAGMIDWDRAGPGRPVDDLAFLCWSGVPLLREIPVADAARRLMLAAEAYGGIGPAELLNAVETRMDLIAERWRAGIERGDPGTLALRDAGIMERHLTRVREFGARREAIRESIRETLRRRSGR, from the coding sequence GTGGAGAGCGAGTACCTGCCCGGCGGATCCGGCGGAGTCTGGCGGATCGGCACCGCGGACGGCGCGGTGCGGGTGCACCGCCCGACCGGGCCGTGGACCCCGGCGGTGCACGAGCTGCTGGAGCACCTCGCGTCGTGCGGACTCGACGGCGTGCCGCGGGTGCGGGGCTTCGACGATGCGGGCCGCGAGGTGCTCGACTACCTGCCGGGGCGGACGCTCGATCCCGAGACGGAGCGCGCGAGCGACGACGAGCTGGCGGATGCCGCCGCGTGGCTCCGGCGCTTCCACGACGCCGTTCGCGGGTTCAGGCCCGGACCGCGCGAGTGGCGCCAGGGGATGCAGGATCTCGCAGCCGGAGAGGTGATCTGCCACAACGATCCCGGGCTGTACAACTGGGTGATCGGAGAGCAGGGCTTCGCCGGGATGATCGACTGGGATCGCGCGGGCCCCGGTCGACCGGTCGACGATCTCGCGTTTCTCTGCTGGTCGGGGGTGCCGCTGCTGCGCGAGATTCCCGTCGCGGATGCGGCGCGCCGACTCATGCTCGCCGCCGAAGCGTACGGCGGGATCGGGCCGGCGGAGCTGCTCAATGCGGTCGAGACGCGCATGGACCTCATCGCCGAGCGCTGGCGGGCGGGCATCGAGCGCGGTGACCCGGGTACGCTGGCCCTGCGTGACGCGGGGATCATGGAGCGCCACCTCACGAGGGTGCGCGAGTTCGGTGCGAGACGCGAGGCGATTCGAGAATCGATCCGCGAGACACTGCGACGGAGGAGTGGAAGATGA